Proteins encoded by one window of Catharus ustulatus isolate bCatUst1 chromosome Z, bCatUst1.pri.v2, whole genome shotgun sequence:
- the LOC117010285 gene encoding E3 ubiquitin-protein ligase Topors-like, producing MPLGRAFLGGARARPEGRLGPPAPAFPSLRCRFPARSCPAVPAASPPQLLPHPSAPELPCTERSRSRPAATAVSRSAREPGQRHRTTQEEHAILQIFSPFEFAEDSNFSPKASTSKLPTDASPDSKCPICLDRFDNVAYLDRCLHRFCFRCVQEWSKNKAECPLCKQPFFSIFHTIRAEDDFKEYILSPLETSSFASPDGRRFRYRTTLTRERRARSSPSRRMLSPPDNGMLFEGLSSEPARHRHREIQQMIRRLASRRKASAEGRSLRQIQEEDMISFRRALYRTGVRIRSIQDGGRYREISAEFFRRNPACLHRLVPWLKRELTVLFGAHGSLINIVQHIIMSNVTRYDLESQAFADGIKPFLLDRTEHFLHEFISFARCPFNLEAYDQHANYDCPAPSYEEGSHSDSSIITISPDVAYPQGPDNSLSVPGLGQAPWDDETPGPSYSVSEEVRASIASPLESSESSDEDSATGSGRAKLQPELQANADSNDSGSSSDNCVIVGYVKPLAERTPEVVELSSDSEDSIKEEKREDVKKQRPVQCHSWSDSEPSRSFSPHSPTYREDVGICRRQTQCH from the exons ATGCCGCTCGGCCGTGCCTTCCTGGGAGGCGCCAGGGCTCGCCCCGAGGGCCGGCTCGGCCCTCCTGCCCCGGCTTTTCCCTCCCTGCGCTGCCGCTTCCCTGCCCGCTCCTGTCCTGCCGTGCCCGCCGCTTCCCCGCcgcagctcctgccccatcccagcgcTCCGGAGCTTCCCTGCACGGAGCGGAGCCGCTCCCGGCCCGCAGCCACCGCCGTGTCCCGATCTGCCCGAGAGCCGGGACAGCGCCAT AGAACTACTCAAGAGGAGCATGCAATTTTGCAAATATTCAGTCCCTTTG AGTTTGCAGAAGATAGCAATTTTTCGCCTAAAGCCAGCACCAGTAAGCTGCCGACAGATGCATCTCCCGACTCCAAATGCCCCATCTGCCTGGATAGATTTGACAACGTTGCATATCTAGATCGCTGCTTGCATAGGTTCTGCTTCCGCTGTGTCCAAGAATGgtcaaaaaacaaagcagagtgCCCGCTGTGCAAGCagccctttttttccattttccacacGATTCGTGCTGAAGATGACTTTAAGGAGTATATCCTGAGCCCTTTAGAAACCAGCTCTTTTGCCAGCCCCGATGGCCGGAGATTTCGTTATCGCACCACCTTAACCAGGGAACGGCGCGCACGCAGCTCCCCTTCCCGAAGGATGCTGTCGCCTCCGGATAACGGGATGTTGTTTGAAGGGCTGTCGAGTGAGCCAGCGCGCCACCGGCACAGAGAGATTCAGCAGATGATCAGGAGGCTGGCCTCAAGGAGAAAGGCGAGCGCAGAGGGCAGATCTCTGCGACAGATCCAGGAGGAGGACATGATCAGCTTCCGCAGGGCTCTGTACCGCACGGGTGTGCGCATCCGCAGCATCCAGGACGGCGGCCGATACCGAGAGATTTCGGCAGAGTTCTTCCGCCGCAACCCTGCTTGCCTTCACCGCTTGGTTCCTTGGCTGAAGCGAGAGCTTACGGTCCTGTTTGGTGCCCACGGATCTCTGATCAACATTGTGCAGCACATCATCATGAGTAACGTCACTAGATACGATCTGGAGAGCCAGGCCTTTGCTGATGGCATAAAGCCGTTTCTGCTGGATCGAACGGAGCACTTCCTGCATGAATTCATCAGTTTTGCTCGTTGTCCTTTTAACTTGGAAGCGTACGATCAGCATGCCAATTACGACTGTCCTGCACCATCATATGAGGAAGGAAGCCACTCAGACTCCTCAATTATTACAATATCTCCAGATGTGGCGTACCCACAGGGGCCAGATAATAGCTTGTCTGTGCCTGGTCTTGGTCAGGCTCCCTGGGATGATGAAACTCCAGGCCCTTCCTATTCCGTCTCAGAAGAGGTTCGTGCAAGCATAGCTTCTCCTCTGGAGTCATCAGAAAGTTCTGATGAGGACTCTGCTACAGGGAGTGGAAGAGCCAAACTGCAACCTGAGTTACAGGCTAATGCTGACTCAAACGACAGTGGCTCTTCCTCAGACAATTGTGTCATTGTTGGATACGTCAAGCCGTTAGCTGAGAGGACACCAGAAGTGGTTGAGCTGTCCTCTGACTCTGAGGATTCCatcaaggaagagaaaagggaagatgTCAAGAAACAGCGACCGGTCCAGTGTCACAGCTGGAGTGACAGTGAACCAAGCAGGAGCTTCTCACCACATTCCCCAACATATAGGGAGGATGTCGGAATTTGTAGAAGACAGACACAGTGTCATTAA